Genomic segment of Pecten maximus unplaced genomic scaffold, xPecMax1.1, whole genome shotgun sequence:
atacctgactgtgtataatgatatggatacctgactctctgtgtataatgatatggatacctgactctctgtgtataatgatatggatacctgactctctgtgtatataatgatatggatacctgactctgtgtgtatataatgatatggatacctgactctgtgtgtatataatgatatggatacctgactctgtgtatatataatgatatgtggatacctgactctgtgtgtatataatgatatggatacctgactctgtgtatataatgatatggatacctgactctgtgtatataatgatatggatacctgactctgtgtatataatgatatggatacctgactctgtgtgtataatgatatggatacctgactctgtgtatataatgatatggatacctaactctgtgtatataatgatatggatacctaACTCCCcgtgtgtataatgatatggataccagCTGGCtccctgtgtataatgatatggatacctggctctctgtgtgtacatgtataatgatatggatacctgactctgtgtgtataatgatatggatacctgactctccctgtgtataatgatatggatataCCTGATTCTCTGTACATCGTCTCTGAAGTCCTGGTTGAGCTGCTCTAGTGACAAATCGATACATGACTTCTGGTCAGGGCAGACACTAAATGTTGGATCAGGTGCACCCTGAGTTTTGTTGATCTCTGATCTAGAGTCCCTGATTGAGTCTAGGAAAAGCAGAATTTTGTTTAATCATGTGAAAAAATCCCAGAATATTTGGGAAGATATGTTACACTTTAAAAACAGACAATTATGTTTAACAGTTAGTTATCATCATTCATACTTATCAATCCTATTTCTTTGGGTGCAACCAAAGTTTTCACAATTTTTACCAGTATCTGGTTTctacatataaaacacataaaacaatgatacattatgtgCAGGCTGTAAAGATACTATATCAAATGGAAAATGTTTACATGTCATATGCTCATTTTGGGATCAGGTCCAGCACCCTTCTGACTTTTATATGACACTTTGGGATCAGGTCCATCACCCTTCTGACTTTAATATGACATTTTGGGTTCAGGTCCAGCACCCTTCTGacttttatatgacatttttgATTCAGGTCCAGCACCCTTTtgacttttatataacattttgggATCAGGTCCAGCACCCTTCtgacttttatataacattttgggATCAGGTCCAGCACCCTTCtgacttttatataacattttgggATCAAGTCCATCACCCTTCtgacttttatataacattttgggATCAGGTCCATCACCCTTCTGACTTTTATATGACACTTTGGGTGCAGGTCCAGCACCCTTCtgacttttatataacattttgggTTCAGGTCCGGCACCCTTCTGacttttatatgacattttGGGATCAGGTCCATCACCCTTCTGacttttatatgacattttGGGATCAGGTCCATCACCCTTCTgacttttatataacatgtttggATCAGGTCCAGCACCCTTCtgacttttatataacattttgggATCAGGTCCAGCATCCTTCtgattttgatataacattttGGGATCAGGTCCAGCATCCTTCTGacttttatataatattttgggATCAGGTCCAGCATCCTTCtgacttttatataacattttgggATCAGGTCCAGCACCCTTCTGacttttatatgacattttGGGATCAGGTCCATAACCCTTCTGacttttatatgacattttGGATTCAGGTCCAGCACCCTTCtgacttttatataacattttgggATCAGGTCCAGCACCCTTTtgacttttatataacattttgggATCAGGTCCAGCACCCTTCtgacttttatataacattttgggATCAGGTCCAGCACCCTTCtgacttttatataacattttggaATCAGGTCCAGTACCCTTGtgacttttatataacattttggaATCAGGTCCAGCACCCTTCtgacttttatataacattttggaATCAGGTCCAGCACCCTTCtgacttttatataacattttgggTTCAGGTTCATCACCCTTCTGacttttatatgacattttGGAATCAGGTCCAGCACCCTTCtgacttttatataacattttgggATCAGGTCCAGCACCCTTCTGacttttatatgacattttGGGATCAGGTCCAGCACCCTTCTGacttttatatgacattttGGGATCAGGTCCAGCACCCTTTtgacttttatataacattttgggTTCAGGTCCAGCACGCACCCTTCtgacttttatataacattttgggTTTAAGTCCAGCACACTTCtgacttttatataacattttgggATCAGGTCCAGCACCCTTCTGacttttatatgacattttGGGATCAGGTCCATCACCTATCtgacttttatataacattttgggATCAGGTCCAGCACCCTTTtgacttttatataacattttgggTTCAGGTCCAGCACCCTTCtgacttttatataaaattttggGTTTAAGTCCAGCACACTTCtgacttttatataacattttgggTTCAGGTCCAGCACCCTTCtgacttttatataaaattttggGTTTAAGTCCAGCACACTTCTgacttttatataacatgtttggATCAGGTCCAGCACCCTTCTGacttttatatgacattttGGGATCAGGTCCATCACCTATCtgacttttatataacattttggaATCAGGTCCAGCACCCTTCTGacttttatatgacattttGGAATCAGGTCCAGTACCCTCGTGacttttatatgacattttGGAATCAGGTCCAGCACCCTCGTGACTTTTATATAACTTTTGAGATCAGGTCAATCACCCTTAATTCTGacttttatatgacatttttgGGTCAGGTCAGTAGAGGTCACCAAACACACTTCTAAccaaatatgatatacattgtattaagaTTGATTGGTCAGTAGGAGAGAATTTCAAGACTTGAGAACCAAAAATTATCCCTGGAACCCTGCTCACTTTAACAACTGTTGATTTCCAGATACAGCTGCTGTAATCCTAACTGTAAATGTGTACGATTAGTTTTAGGGAGAAGGTCCCTGTTGACTCCATGGGCTAATCTTAGCAGCATATATAATTATGACAAGGCAATTCCTGATAGCATGACAATGTTTGTCTCTTAATGACAACTTAACAGGTACACATTATATTTCTTACATTGTAACTAAAGACATACTTTTAGATATTTACAGACAGGATTGTATAGAACAAATTAGAACATCttcaaacagattttttttcatacatgtCTAAACAATGAATTTGGTATTCAGGGTTATTTGAGAAAGCCATTAGGGAAAGGGTACTTAAAAGAAATTACTAAAATTCGTCTGTCAGCTCATGATTTAAATGTAGAAAAAGGTCGTTATCAAAATATCCAGCGACATTTGAGAATTTGATCTGTATGTAATTTAAATGATGTcgaggatgaatttcatttcattctAAAATGCCCATGTTATTCTGATATTCgtaagaaatatttgaaaagttactattttaaaaaaacaagtatgtttaaattgatacaaTTATTTAACGGACAAAATACCAAAGAATTAGAAAAATTGGCAAAATATATCAAAGCAGCAAATATCAAAAGAATTTCTTTAACATAGTTATGCTCTCCGAGTATATTGTCTCTGGCACAAATTTttctcctataacataagaggccgctggtccggctctttttctatcggatatgattttgccgactgcgacggcgcctg
This window contains:
- the LOC117319336 gene encoding proline-rich protein 2-like, with the protein product MLYKSQKGAGPDPKMSYKSQKGAGPDPKMSYKSQKGAGPDPKMLYKSQKGAGPDSKMSYKSQKGDEPEPKMLYKSQKGAGPDSKMLYKSQKGAGPDSKMLYKSHKGTGPDSKMLYKSQKGAGPDPKMLYKSQKGAGPDPKMLYKSQKGAGPDPKMLYKSQKGAGPESKMSYKSQKGYGPDPKMSYKSQKGAGPDPKMLYKSQKDAGPDPKILYKSQKDAGPDPKMLYQNQKDAGPDPKMLYKSQKGAGPDPNMLYKSQKGDGPDPKMSYKSQKGDGPDPKMSYKSQKGAGPEPKMLYKSQKGAGPAPKVSYKSQKGDGPDPKMLYKSQKGDGLDPKMLYKSQKGAGPDPKMLYKSQKGAGPDPKMLYKSQKGAGPESKMSYKNSIRDSRSEINKTQGAPDPTFSVCPDQKSCIDLSLEQLNQDFRDDVQRI
- the LOC117319337 gene encoding uncharacterized protein LOC117319337; translation: MSYKSHEGTGPDSKMSYKSQKGAGPDSKMLYKSQIGDGPDPKMSYKSQKGAGPDPNMLYKSQKCAGLKPKILYKSQKGAGPEPKMLYKSQKCAGLKPKILYKSQKGAGPEPKMLYKSQKGAGPDPKMLYKSQIGDGPDPKMSYKSQKGAGPDPKMLYKSQKCAGLKPKMLYKSQKGACWT